The Primulina eburnea isolate SZY01 chromosome 6, ASM2296580v1, whole genome shotgun sequence genome contains a region encoding:
- the LOC140834668 gene encoding cysteine-rich receptor-like protein kinase 43, which produces MTKSKGFFWHLVKPWLSNASKDQDEDDLERIAAQEQKLFSFETLVAATKNFHLSRKLGEGSFGPVYKGKLADGKEVAVKKLSHNSTQVKKEFKTQAKLLARVQHRYVVNLLGYCVHGEENLLVYEYVANESLDKHLFGSDRCKAFNWKRRLDVIIGVAKGLFYLHEQAHFRIIHRGIKGSNILLDDKWVPKISDFGMAHLFPEDQTHINTRVAVTNGYMAPEYLMHGSLSIKADVFSFGVVVLELISGEKNYPFTRDPDSKNLLEWAYKLFKKQEALKIMDPALASSADPQQIAMCIHMGLLCVQSDPELRPDMRRVIMILSKKSGALEEPSKPGYPGSRYRRSRTPGASSSGTGKSGPSNSQSFDSTSGTQSATSTPSSSDHTSTISDPRGKRPMRC; this is translated from the exons ATGACCAAATCTAAAGGCTTTTTCTGGCACCTGGTGAAGCCATGGTTATCCAACGCAAGCAAAG ACCAAGACGAGGACGACTTGGAGAGAATTGCAGCACAGGAACAAAAGctgttttcttttgaaacccTTGTTGCAGCAACGAAGAATTTTCACCTCAGTCGGAAGCTTGGTGAAGGGTCTTTTGGTCCAGTTTACAAG GGGAAATTAGCTGATGGAAAAGAAGTAGCGGTGAAAAAACTGTCGCATAACTCAACTCAGGTGAAGAAAGAATTTAAAACGCAGGCAAAGCTGTTGGCTCGTGTGCAGCATAGATATGTGGTGAATTTGTTGGGGTATTGTGTACACGGTGAAGAAAATTTACTTGTTTATGAATATGTGGCTAATGAGAGCCTAGACAAGCATCTATTTG GGTCCGATAGATGTAAAGCATTCAATTGGAAGCGAAGGCTAGACGTGATAATTGGTGTAGCAAAGGGCTTATTTTATCTTCACGAGCAGGCCCATTTTCGTATCATACACCGGGGCATCAAAGGCAGCAACATCTTGCTTGATGATAAATGGGTTCCAAAGATTTCTGATTTTGGCATGGCGCATCTCTTTCCTGAAGATCAAACACATATTAATACACGTGTAGCTGTTACCAA TGGCTATATGGCACCAGAGTATCTCATGCATGGCAGTCTTTCTATTAAGGCAGACGTGTTTAGCTTTGGGGTTGTGGTTCTGGAGCTCATAAGTGGAGAGAAAAATTATCCTTTTACCCGAGATCCTGATTCAAAGAACCTACTTGAATGG GCATACAAGCTTTTCAAGAAACAAGAAGCCTTGAAAATAATGGATCCGGCATTGGCATCTTCTGCAGATCCCCAGCAGATAGCAATGTGCATACATATGGGGTTGCTCTGCGTGCAGTCAGATCCAGAATTACGACCCGACATGCGTAGAGTTATAATGATCTTGTCGAAAAAGTCGGGTGCTCTTGAAGAACCATCAAAACCTGGATACCCTGGTTCAAGGTATAGAAGGAGTCGAACACCCGGTGCATCATCATCTGGTACAGGTAAATCTGGTCCATCGAATTCACAATCATTCGACTCTACATCAGGTACACAATCTGCCACTTCAACCCCAAGTTCCTCAGATCATACGAGCACCATATCAGATCCTCGTGGGAAGCGTCCCATGCGATGTTAG